The genomic region CCCGTGCTGCCGCCGTCGCTGGTCGAGGCGGCGGAGTCAGCGGTGCGCACGCACGTCGAGCGCGGGTTCGACCTGGGCCGCGGGCTCGGCCTGGTCCGGTTGGCACAAGGGCACATCACGCGGTCGCTGCTGACGTCGTGCGCGCGGATCGAGGACCCGGACCTGCGGACCGCGGCGATGACCTCGGTGACCTCGCTGGTGTTCGAGGCCGTGGACGAGCTGTCGCTGCTGGTGTCGGACCGGCACGCGGCCGAACGGGAGCGCTGGCTCGCCGGGCCGGTCGCCGAGCAGCGCGAGGTCGTGACGTCGGTTCTGCGCGGTGAGCCGGTCGAGCTGGACCGGGCGGCCCGGCGGCTGGGTTACGACCTGCGGCAGCCGCACGTGGCGCTGGTGCTGTGGGCGGAGCAGCCGTGCGGGCCGGAGCTGACGCGGACGGCGGCGCGGGTGCTCGGCCGGCTGGGCTGCCAGTCGACGCTGCTGGTGCCGATGGGCGGCGACCGGTTGTGGGCGTGGGGCGCGGCCGTCCGGTGACGTCGAGGGCTGCTGCTGGGCGCAACCGGCGGTGCACGTGGCGGTCGGGCTGCCGGTGCCGGGTGGCGGGCTTCCGGTCGTCGCACGAGCAGGCGGTCGCGGCCTGCGAGCTGGGGCTGCGGTCGACGTTGCCGGGCCGGGTGCACTCGTACCGGAGCCTGGAGCTGGGTGCGTTGCTGGCGCGTGACGAGCAGGCGGCCGCGGACTTCGTGCGCCGCGAGCTGGGCGCGCTGGCCGACGACACGCCGTCGGCACAGGCGTTGCGCGCCACGTTGAAGTGCTACCTCGACCACGACCGCAGCGTCGCGACCGTGGCCACCCGCATGCATGTCGCGAAGAACACCGTGCTGTACCGGATCAAGCGCGCCGAACAGGTCCGCGGCCGGCCGCTGGGCGACAACCGGCTGCAGCTGCACACCGCCCTGTACCTGGCGGAGACCTTCGGTGTGTCCACTTCGGACACCGTCGTGGCGCGCACCGCCTGACCTTCTGGCCTCACCACAACAGCGGGGAAGTCATGGACACCATCGAACAAGTTCCAGAGCCGATCGCCGTCGTGGGCCTCGCGTGCCGGCTGCCCGGCGCACCCGACGCGGCCTCGTTCTGGCGGCTGCTGTCGTCGGGCACCAGCGCGGTCACCGAGTCCTCCCGGTTCGGTGACGCCGCGCCGGTGCGGTGGGGCGGGTTCCTGCCCGACGACGAGGCCGGGCGGTTCGACGCGGAGTTCTTCGGCGTCTCCCCGCGCGAGGCGGCGGCGATGGACCCGCAGCAACGCCTGCTGCTGGAGCTCGGCTGGGAGGCGCTGGAGGACGCGGGGGTGGTGCCCGCGTCGGTGCACGGGTCGGACGTCGGGGTGTTCGTCGGTGCGATGGCGGCGGACTACGCGACGATCGCGGCCAGGTCCGGTGTGGTGACGAGGCATTCACTGACCGGGTTGAACCGCGGTCTGCTGGCGAACCGGCTGTCGTACGTGCTGGGCGTGCGCGGACCGAGCGTGGCGGTGGACTCCGGGCAGTCGTCGTCGTTGGTGGCGGTGCACCTGGCGTGCGAGAGCCTGCGGTCGGGTGAGTCGGCGGTGGCGCTGGCCGGCGGGGTGAACCTGATCTTGACGCCGGAGAGCACGGTGGAGGCGCACCGGTTCGGGGCGTTGTCGCCGGACGGCCGTTGCTACACCTTCGACGCGCGGGCCAACGGGTACGTGCGCGGCGAGGGCGGCGCTGTGGTGGTGTTGAAGCGCCTGTCGGACGTGGTCGCGGGCGACACGGTGTACGCCGTGATCCGCGGGTCGGCGGTGAACAACGGTGGCGCGGCGGAGACGTTGACGACGCCCTCGCTCTCCGCGCAGGAGGCCGTGATCGCGGCGGCGCACCGGCGGGCCGGGGTGGCACCGGACGAGGTCGGGTACGTCGAGCTGCACGGCACCGGAACGCCGGTGGGTGACCCGATCGAGGCGAACGCGCTGGGTGTGGCACTGGGGTCGGCTCGTTCCGCGCCGTTGCGGGTGGGGTCGGTGAAGACCAACATCGGGCACCTCGAAGGTGCGGCCGGTGTCGCCGGGCTGCTGAAGGTCGTGCTGTCGGTGCACCACGGGGTGGTGCCGCCGTCGCTGAACTTCTCGTCGCCGAACCCGGCGATCGCGCTGGGTGAGCTGAACCTGGTGGTGCAGCAGCGGTTGGAGGAGGTCGGGCCGACCGTCGCCGGGGTGTCGTCGTTCGGTGTCGGTGGCACGAACTGCCACGTGGTGGTCGCGAGTGCGGCTCCGGTGGTGCCCGCGCCGCGCCGACCTGGCCTGGACGAGCCGATCCCGTGGGTGCTGTCGGCGCGGACCGAGCAGGGCTTGCGCGAGCAGGCGTCGCGGCTGCACGACCTGGTGACGTCGATCTCCTCGCCCGACTACGACGACGTGGCTTTTTCCTTGGCGACCTCGCGGACGCACTTCGAGCACCGCGCGGTGGTGCTGTCCGGGCACGCCGAGGGGCTGCTGGCGTTGTGGGACGGCACGCTGACCGCGGATCTGGTGCGGGGCAGGGCTTCGTCGTCGGGCAAGACCGTGATGGTGTTCCCCGGTCAGGGTTCGCAGTGGGCCGGGATGGCGCGTTCCCTGCTGGGCTCCTCGGCGGTGTTCGCGGCGAAGCTGCGCGAGTGCGCGGAGGTGGTCGACCCGCTGGTCGGGTGGTCGTTGCTGGACGTGCTGCGCGACGTGCCGGGTGCGCCTGCTTTGGACCGTGACGACGTGGTGCAGCCGGCGTTGTTCGCGGTGATGGTGGCGCTGGCGGCGGTGTGGGAGGCCGCCGGGGTGCGTCCGGACGCGGTGATCGGGCACTCGCAGGGCGAGATGGCCGCTGCTCACGTCGCCGGTGCGCTGTCGTTGGCCGATGCGGCGACGTTGGTGGTGCGGCGCAGTCAGCAGGTGGTGCGGATCCCGCGGGCCGGTGGGTTGCTGTCCGTGCCGTTGCCGGTGGCGGAGGTCCGGGAGCACATCGAGACGTGGCCGGGGCAGCTCGGCATCGGTGCCGTGAACGGTCCGTCGGCCACGATCGTTTCCGGTGAGATCGACGCGTTGCGCGCGTTGCACGACCTCTATCTCGCCGAGGGTGTGAAGGCGCGGGTCGTTCCGATCAACTACGCCTCGCACTCGCCGTTGGTCGAGGACATCCGTGCCGAGGTGCTGTCGGCGGCTGAGTTCGTCTCGCCGTCTTCTTCTGCTGTGGCCTTCTACTCGACCGTGACCGGTTCTTTGCTCGACACGTCCACTCTGGACGCTTCGTACTGGTACTCGAACCTGCGTCAGCCGGTCGAGTTCGAGCTCGCCGTGCGTGCCGCTTTCGCCGATGGGCACACGACGTTCATCGAGTGCAGTCCGCACCCGGTGATGGGCGTCGGCATCACGCAGATCCTCGACGGTGCCGATGCGGTGATCACCGGCACGCTGCGCCGTGACCGCGGCGACCTGCGCCAGTTCCTGGCTTCGCTGGCCTCGGTGCACGTCGGTGGCGGTGCCGTCGACTGGGAAGCGCTGGACTGGGCCGGGTTCTTCGGCCGCCCGGTGCACCGCGTCGGCCTGCCCACGTACGCGTTCCAGCGTTCCCGGCACTGGATCTCCGAGACCGCACCGGTCATCGCCCCGGAGCCGGTCGCCGCCGTGGAGTCCGCTGCCGTGGAGTCCGCTGCTGTGGAGTCCGCTGCTGTGGAACCCGCCTTGTCCCCGGACCGCGCCCTGTCCCTGGTGCGCGACGCGGTGTCCGCCGTGCTGGGACACACCTCCGTCCCGGCCGATGCCACCTTCAAGTCCCTGGGTCTGGACTCGATCGGTGCCGTGGAGTTCGGCAAGGCCCTGTCCGGCGCCACCGGCCGTTCGCTGACCTCGACCCTGACCTACGACTACCCGACCCCGGCCGCCGTCGCCGCCCACCTGACCGCGGCCCCGGTGGAAGACCTCGTCGTGAACGCTGCGGCCGCTGAGGAGCCGATCGCGATCGTCTCCGCCGCGGGCCGCTGGCCGGGTGGCGCCGACACCCCGGAACGCCTGTGGCAGCTGGCCTTCGAGGGCGTGGACGCGATCGGCCCGTTCCCCACCAACCGCGGCTGGGACCTCGACGCCCTCTACTCGCCCGGCGGCGGCACCGGCACCTCGTACACCAACCAGGGCGGTTTCCTGTACGAGGCCGACCAGTTCGACGGCGCCTTCTTCGGCCTCGGCCCCCGTGAGGCCACCGCCATGGACCCGCAGCAACGCCTGCTGCTGGAGTCCGCCTGGGAGGCCGTCGAACGCGCGGGCATCGAGCCGTCGTCGCTGCGCGGCTCCCGCACCGGTGTGTTCGTCGGCGTCATGCCGCAGGAGTACGGCTCGCGCCTGCACCAGACCTCCTCCGAATACGACGGCCACGCGCTGACGGGCGGCCTCACCGCCGTTGCGTCCGGTCGGCTGTCGTACGTGCTGGGGCTGGAGGGACCGGCTCTCTCGGTTGACACGGCTTGTTCCGCCTCTCTCGTCTCGATCCATCTCGCCGTGCAGTCGTTGCGCCGTGGTGAGTGCTCGCTGGCGTTGGCCGGTGGTGTGACCGTCATGGCGACTCCGGGCATGTTCACGGAGTTCTCGCGGCAACGCGGTCTGGCCGTGGACGGCCGCTGCAAGCCGTTCTCCGCCGCAGCCGACGGGACCTCCTGGGGTGAGGCGGCGGGTGTCGTGATGCTGGAGCGCCTGTCGGACGCTCGTGCGAACGGCCATCCGGTGCTCGCTCTGATCCGCGGCTCGGCGATCAACCAGGACGGCGCCTCGAACGGCCTGACCGCGCCGAACGGTCCGTCGCAGGAGCGGGTGATCCGTGCCGCGCTGGCCGACGCAGGCCTGGGTCCTGAGGACGTGGACGCGGTCGAGGCGCACGGCACCGGCACCGTGCTGGGTGACCCGATCGAGGCGCAGGCGCTGCTCGCGACCTACGGGCGTGAGCGGTCGGTGCCGCTGCTGCTCGGCTCGGTGAAGTCGAACATCGGCCACACGCAGGCGGCGGCGGGTGTGACCGGCGTGATCAAGATGGTGCACGCGCTGCGGCACGGCACGCTGCCCGGGACCCTGCACGTCGACGAGCCGTCGCGGCACGTGGACTGGACGGCCGGGACCGTCTCGGTGCTCACGTCGAACACCCAGTGGCCGGATCTGGGCCGACCGCGTCGTGCGGCGGTGTCGTCGTTCGGCATCTCGGGCACGAACGCGCACCTGATCCTCGAAGAAGCTCCCGCGCCGGACCCGTCCGCGAACCCGACCGGCCCGGAATTGTCAGACCTGCCTGAGATGATCGGGATGGGGGGCGGATCCCCCCAGGGGGCCAGCCAGTCCGGATCGATCCAGGCGGGCGAAGCACTCGCCGCGGGCCGGGAACGCACCGCGAGCCAAGCCACCGCAAGCCAAGGCCCCGCGCCGACCCAGCCCGGCCAGACCCCGGTCCCCTGGGTCCTGTCCGCCCGCTCCGACGCCGCACTTCGCGACCAAGCCGCCCGCCTTCACGAACACGCCCGCACCTCCGACCACATCGACATCGCCCACTCCCTCACCACCACCCGCACCCAGTTCGACCACCGCGCCGTCGTGATCGGCACCAAACCAGACCTCCTCACCGCCCTCCTCGCCCTCCGCGACGACGCCGAAGCCCCCAACGCCGTCCGCGCCACCACCACCCCGCGCGGCAAGACCGTCTTCGTCTTCCCCGGTCAAGGCGCCCAATGGCCCGCCATGGCCCGCGAGCTCCTCCGCACCTCCCCCACGTTCCGCAACGCCATCAGCCGCTGCGCCGACGCACTCCAACCCCACCTCGACTGGGACTTCCACGCCGTCCTCACCGACGAACCGGGCAGCGCCTCCCTCGACCGCGTCGACGTCGTCCAGCCGGTCCTCTGGGCCGTCAACGTCGCCCTCGCCGAACTCTGGCGGCACGCCGGCATCACACCCGACGCCGTCATCGGCCACTCCCAGGGCGAGATCGCCGCGGCGGTCGTCGCGAAAGCCCTCACCGTCGAGGACGGCGCCAAAGCCGTCGCCCTGCGCAGCAAGGCGATCACCAAGATCGAAGGCGCCGGCGGCATGGCCAGCGTCCAGCTCCCCGCCGACACGATCCGCGAGCACATCAAGGACCTGCCGCTCGGCATCGCCGCGGTCAACGGCCCCTCCGCCACCATCGTCTCCGGCGACGCGCAGCCCTTGCGCGACATGGTCGACCACTACCGCGCCCAGGGCGTCAACGCCAAGGTCATCCCGGTCAGCTACGCCTCCCACTCGGCCCACGTCGAAGGCCTGCACGCCGAACTGGCCGACGCCCTGAAGGACATCCAGCCGCGCGCCACGGACCTGACGTTCTACTCGACGATCACCACCCGCCCGCTCGACACGACGCTGCTCACCGCGGGCTACTGGTACGACAACCTGCGCGAGACCGTCCAGTTCGAAGGCGCGATCCGCACCGCCCTCGACGACGGGTGCACGAACTTCATCGAGATCAGCCCTCACCCGGTCATGACGATCGGCATCAACCAGATCACCGACGACGCCCTCGTCACCGGCACCCTCAAGCGCGACAGGGG from Lentzea guizhouensis harbors:
- a CDS encoding PucR family transcriptional regulator; protein product: MAGFRSSHEQAVAACELGLRSTLPGRVHSYRSLELGALLARDEQAAADFVRRELGALADDTPSAQALRATLKCYLDHDRSVATVATRMHVAKNTVLYRIKRAEQVRGRPLGDNRLQLHTALYLAETFGVSTSDTVVARTA
- a CDS encoding type I polyketide synthase, whose product is MDTIEQVPEPIAVVGLACRLPGAPDAASFWRLLSSGTSAVTESSRFGDAAPVRWGGFLPDDEAGRFDAEFFGVSPREAAAMDPQQRLLLELGWEALEDAGVVPASVHGSDVGVFVGAMAADYATIAARSGVVTRHSLTGLNRGLLANRLSYVLGVRGPSVAVDSGQSSSLVAVHLACESLRSGESAVALAGGVNLILTPESTVEAHRFGALSPDGRCYTFDARANGYVRGEGGAVVVLKRLSDVVAGDTVYAVIRGSAVNNGGAAETLTTPSLSAQEAVIAAAHRRAGVAPDEVGYVELHGTGTPVGDPIEANALGVALGSARSAPLRVGSVKTNIGHLEGAAGVAGLLKVVLSVHHGVVPPSLNFSSPNPAIALGELNLVVQQRLEEVGPTVAGVSSFGVGGTNCHVVVASAAPVVPAPRRPGLDEPIPWVLSARTEQGLREQASRLHDLVTSISSPDYDDVAFSLATSRTHFEHRAVVLSGHAEGLLALWDGTLTADLVRGRASSSGKTVMVFPGQGSQWAGMARSLLGSSAVFAAKLRECAEVVDPLVGWSLLDVLRDVPGAPALDRDDVVQPALFAVMVALAAVWEAAGVRPDAVIGHSQGEMAAAHVAGALSLADAATLVVRRSQQVVRIPRAGGLLSVPLPVAEVREHIETWPGQLGIGAVNGPSATIVSGEIDALRALHDLYLAEGVKARVVPINYASHSPLVEDIRAEVLSAAEFVSPSSSAVAFYSTVTGSLLDTSTLDASYWYSNLRQPVEFELAVRAAFADGHTTFIECSPHPVMGVGITQILDGADAVITGTLRRDRGDLRQFLASLASVHVGGGAVDWEALDWAGFFGRPVHRVGLPTYAFQRSRHWISETAPVIAPEPVAAVESAAVESAAVESAAVEPALSPDRALSLVRDAVSAVLGHTSVPADATFKSLGLDSIGAVEFGKALSGATGRSLTSTLTYDYPTPAAVAAHLTAAPVEDLVVNAAAAEEPIAIVSAAGRWPGGADTPERLWQLAFEGVDAIGPFPTNRGWDLDALYSPGGGTGTSYTNQGGFLYEADQFDGAFFGLGPREATAMDPQQRLLLESAWEAVERAGIEPSSLRGSRTGVFVGVMPQEYGSRLHQTSSEYDGHALTGGLTAVASGRLSYVLGLEGPALSVDTACSASLVSIHLAVQSLRRGECSLALAGGVTVMATPGMFTEFSRQRGLAVDGRCKPFSAAADGTSWGEAAGVVMLERLSDARANGHPVLALIRGSAINQDGASNGLTAPNGPSQERVIRAALADAGLGPEDVDAVEAHGTGTVLGDPIEAQALLATYGRERSVPLLLGSVKSNIGHTQAAAGVTGVIKMVHALRHGTLPGTLHVDEPSRHVDWTAGTVSVLTSNTQWPDLGRPRRAAVSSFGISGTNAHLILEEAPAPDPSANPTGPELSDLPEMIGMGGGSPQGASQSGSIQAGEALAAGRERTASQATASQGPAPTQPGQTPVPWVLSARSDAALRDQAARLHEHARTSDHIDIAHSLTTTRTQFDHRAVVIGTKPDLLTALLALRDDAEAPNAVRATTTPRGKTVFVFPGQGAQWPAMARELLRTSPTFRNAISRCADALQPHLDWDFHAVLTDEPGSASLDRVDVVQPVLWAVNVALAELWRHAGITPDAVIGHSQGEIAAAVVAKALTVEDGAKAVALRSKAITKIEGAGGMASVQLPADTIREHIKDLPLGIAAVNGPSATIVSGDAQPLRDMVDHYRAQGVNAKVIPVSYASHSAHVEGLHAELADALKDIQPRATDLTFYSTITTRPLDTTLLTAGYWYDNLRETVQFEGAIRTALDDGCTNFIEISPHPVMTIGINQITDDALVTGTLKRDRGGLDQFYLALAHVHTHGLDVDWPQVTPPGRTVALPTYPFQRKRFWLDAPATGDVGAAGLDSAEHPLLGATVELAGDGGLVLTGRISLATHSWLTDHAVFGRPLLPGTAFVELALHAAAQVGAAGIDELTLEAPLLLTADSAAQVQVVVGPEDDDHRPVSVYSRTTAGDWTRNAHGTLTSSVDETDLPGGWPPADAISVDVEDLYDQLVERGYDYGPAFRGLRGAWRQGDVIFADVALPDEAPAADAFGVHPALLDAVLHPVVGIAVTGPQVRLPFSWNGVRLHAPGASELRVRIAPAGQDAVTITATTPDGLPVAHVESLRLLPVNADQLGGDRATAPLRLTWTEIPVPVTVPVPGTVTTTIEEGFAGLTELPDFVLLNVTVRQSDDVVADAHRVTVLVTQLLQEWLSDSRFGDSTLVLCTHHGVATGDAEDVADLAAAPIWAWPAPRRPSTPTGSCCWTPTARPSRSWSRARSRPGSSSWRSATAWCSCRA